The sequence gaggggaagAAAACCTTGGAGGCCATGACGGCGTTGGCGAAGCTCCTGGGAGGGAGGCCGCCGACCTCGCGCTCCCACAGCCCGgccatcctcttcctctccagcggcatcgccgccgccgtggctccGTTCACGAGGGTTTCCTCCCTGACCTCGGCTCCTGcgtccttcctccctctcgtgACAGATCCTGGCCGGGCCTTGAAGCCCATTTGTGTTAAATGGGCCGGGCCTCGTTGACCTCGAAGCCCACCAACTGTAGCGGTCTTCGGCCGACAAAATACCACGCGGAGCCATTTCGAACATGCCGgaaagaggaggggaggggagaagCGAACGCGTcagccaaaccctagcccagcGCGAGACGGCCGGGAGCTCCACCGcgtcggtcgccgccgccgccgcttcgcaaCATGGTgattccctcctcctcctggcctTCGTTGTCTCATTCGTGTTTGCGATCCCCCCCCTCCTTCTGTGGATTCCTTTGATCTCCGCACTGACGCCTCGCTTTTGGGTGTTGCTCCCCATCTGTTTTGGCAGGCCGATTCCCCGCGCAGGAGGTAACTACGCCGGCTTCGCTTCTCATTTATGCCTCCTTTGTAATCCTCGCTCGTTGGTCACCCCTGATCTGGCTCTAGTGTTATGGTTTTTCCGATTAGAATCGTAGTCTCGTCGCAACCATTTGGCTTCATTGGGGTTAGCACGGGCAAACTCAGGATCTGTAAAGTGTGTACAAGTACACGGGTGGGGGATAGCGTTAATGTGATTTCTGTTATTTTGTTTGTcacgttttttttatttcaaaaatagtGGTTGGTGAGGTTGATTGCATCTTGCTTCTTATGTTTTTGAGATCTATGTTGGTTTAGATTGGTGTGCACCTTTTATCAAGGTATTACTTCAAAGATCTCTAGTATGACCTTCTGGTTTGTTAAATATAGATGCACCAGATTGAATGTATGAGGTTTTCTCCTCCTGAACATTTAACCAGAAATGATGGTGTTTGTCTATCTTGCGTATGTGTTTGATCTGGCGCAACTTTTACTATCCAGAGTCTGCATGTTTTTTATTTGCATCTTGGAACAAGGTTATCTCCTGGATTTGAATCAGTTATGTGTGTTTAGTGTTGCCTCCTAAACCTTTACCCAGAAATGATTGTGTTTGTTTGAATCTGGCTCAACATGCTTACTATCCAAAGTGTGCATGGTCTAATAACTTTGACCAAATTGTTAATACACTTCATAGCTGAAGCTTTTAGAATCATGTTCTATATTTTTTGTGTCTACCTAGATATGTTGCATTGTATGTATGAGCTCAGATtaattttggatatgttgcattGTATGTCTGAGCTCAGATTAATTTGGCAACCTTTTCCATGAACACACTTAAAAGTGTTAAGCTTTCCCCTGTATTCTTTTCCTTATATTGTTGTTCTACCTGTTCCTCAAAAGTGGCCCTTGACCAAGTGCTGTTCCTAGCAGGCTTGCACACAACATAGTAGTTGGTAGTTGTAGCTCCCCAAAGAAGTTTTTGGTTTGTGCCATTACACACAACATTTAGATAATTCGTGCTGGTGCAGTGGTGCTTTCTATGTCTATGCTATTGTTGAGGAATAAGTTGACTAGGATTCATTTGTCCATTTCATTCCTATGTTTCATTGTGGTAATGAGGACTTGGTCTTTGAAACTTAGTCCATTACTCAATTGAGTACAAGCCTCATCAAAGAGACTGCCATCTAAGTTAAATGAATTGTAGTCAGTTAGTTGCTCATTGTTTAGTGGAATTGTAGCAACACCAAATGGTGGATTAAAAGTTATTATGAACCGCTGCAGAAACATGCTTCAGCAGTGTTTTGTGGTTAATGACCAAATGGTGTTGTGTTGATGCCATGATTAGAGAGTTATTGCCCAGGTTAACTTCAGTTAGCACATACAACTAATTTTCCTGGGCTTTCTCTATATCAGCTGTAGATGATAAGGCAATCAATTTTTGTCTTTTCTTACTTTATgagttttttttatctttttgtaTATGTCATTAGGATAGCACTTTGTCAGTCTAAGTTGACTGTCAGGTTTTATTTATGACTATAATGTAGATGTGGCATCTATCATATTCAGTGTCTGTCTGCAAGAGTTTCCTATCAGTAAACATGGGATCTTCTTTGAATTGGGCACATCGTTACAGTGGTTTTTCATGCTAACTAGATAACTGCGGATTCTCTTGCCATTATTTTTACCAGAACTCCTTATCACAACTGCAgggactgttttttttttttgatacatGCTGGTGGCAATTTCTTACTTTCAGGTACTCAAGGTCCCCTTCCCCTTACAGCAGGGGGCACCCAAAAGCAAGGTCAAGGTCACGGTCTCCAGCTCGGTCTCAGTCTAGGTCACCTGTGCCTGATCCTAGATCTCAGGCAAGGTCAAGATCTAGAAGCCATGAGAGGTGCTCCgtgttctttttgtttgctaATGGTCCATGTGCTTTAAAATGTTTTCTATAAATATGCTTTAAATTTTTTGCCTAATAGAACCTGTGCTTCATCAATTCTGTATGatttttcctttgttactaGAGTATTTGAGTACTCACATGTTTGTGCACTGACCGGTAATTCTATTGCTAGAAGCTCAGTGAGGTTCATGTTGTAGAAGCATGTGTCTGTGTGGTGTAAGAATAAAACAATAAATAAATTCTAAGTATTCTATCCTATTATTATAGCTATTTGGAGATACTTTTCTTGAAGCATAGAGTATGTAAAGTTTAAATGTACCAAATAGAATTGTTGTGCTTGTTGAAAGTCATATACAATATATGTGACATGCCTACTACATAACAAATATAAAGAATTGCATCACTTCTGTGAGTATGATTTTGTAACAACCACTGTGTCTCGTGTAATCATTATCTTGAAATGGTTTTCTATTATACAACAAAATTGCAATATCATCTTGTTATAGATGTTGAATTGGACAAGGAAATTTTTTGGTGATATTAGTGTATGTTACATATTTTGCTAACCGAATTATATTTAGTACTTTGGATGGCTTGTAAAAGAGATACAGTGAGGTTCATGTTGTAGAAGCATGTTTCAATGTGCTGcaagaataaaaaaattgtgAGTAATGAGCTAGTAAAAGAGATACAATGGGAAAAAGTGGGGATAGTTGTGTTTTTATTCAATGAGCTACCTAAAGTTTTCATGACAATTAGTTTTCCGTTGGCTAATAATTCTTTTATCTGCAATCTCCACATTCTTAATTATTGCCTGTTttgcagggaggaggaggctgtTAACCGTGGAAATACTTTATATGTGACTGGACTCTCTTCTAGGGTGACTGAAAGGGAAATTAAAGATTATTTCTCGAAGGAAGGAAGGGTTAGTTGACTTCATACAAAGTTCAGCCAAATTTCTCTCAAAAGTATCACAACATAACATCTCTTGTGGACTAGGTGGTTGGTTGCCATGTTGTTCTTGAACCCCATACACGTGTTTCGCGTGGATTTGCCTTTGTCACCATGGACACTGTGGAAGAAGCTGACCGTTGCATCAAGTATCTTAACAATTCTGTGATGGAAGGTCGAAACATTACAGTTGAAAAGGTAATTGTGTTTACCGTCACTAGGGTTGTTGATACTAATAGTGCGACCACATATGTGCTGTGTGTTGACCTGGAAGTTTTTTTGGTTATTATTCAGAACATACTGTGCAAGATATGTGCAGCAATCAAGATTCTGAGTTCATCAATTTCAGCTTTAGCAAATTACAGCTCGATCAGTGGACAGCCCAAAGAGTTACTATGCACCACAAGATTCACACCAACTAAATGTAGCAAT comes from Panicum virgatum strain AP13 chromosome 4K, P.virgatum_v5, whole genome shotgun sequence and encodes:
- the LOC120704519 gene encoding serine/arginine-rich splicing factor SR45a-like, translating into MADSPRRRYSRSPSPYSRGHPKARSRSRSPARSQSRSPVPDPRSQARSRSRSHEREEEAVNRGNTLYVTGLSSRVTEREIKDYFSKEGRVVGCHVVLEPHTRVSRGFAFVTMDTVEEADRCIKYLNNSVMEGRNITVEKSRRGRPRTPTPGSYLGHRYERRERGRYRRGYGGGRDEYYGNSGGGGGGYGYRRSPPPMYSYRESRDYPSYRDTRDYPPYRDYSPHRDLRDYYESRGGRGYSPPPYGGGRSRRDRSISPYRMPERGYGGGRRAAGGGYDR